One stretch of Phocoena phocoena chromosome 10, mPhoPho1.1, whole genome shotgun sequence DNA includes these proteins:
- the ABCF1 gene encoding ATP-binding cassette sub-family F member 1 isoform X2 produces the protein MPKGPKQQPPEPEWIGDGETTSPTDKVVKKGKKDRKTKKTFFEELAVEDRQAGEEKKVLKEKEQQQQQQQQQQKKKRDARKSRRKKDVDDDGEEKELMERLKKLSVPASDEEDEVPAPVPRGGKKTKGGNVFAALIQDQSEEEEEEEEKHPPKPAKPEKNRINKAVSQEQQPGLKGKKGKEEKSKGKAKPQNKFAALDNDEEENEEEITKEEEPPKQGKEKAKKAEQMEYERQVASLKAASAAENDFSVSQAEVSSRQAMLENASDIKLEKFSISAHGKELFVNADLYIVASRRYGLVGPNGKGKTTLLKHIANRALSIPPNIDVLLCEQEVVADETPAVQAVLRADTKRLKLLEEERQLQGQLEQGDDVAAERLEKVYEELRATGAAAAEAKARRILAGLGFDPEMQNRPTQKFSGGWRMRVSLARALFMEPTLLMLDEPTNHLDLNAVIWLNNYLQGWRKTLLIVSHDQGFLDDVCTDIIHLDAQRLHYYRGNYMTFKKMYQQKQKELLKQYEKQEKKLKELKAGGKSTKQAEKQTKEALTRKQQKCRRKNQDEESQEAPELLKRPREYTVRFTFPDPPPLSPPVLGLHGVTFGYEGQKPLFKNLDFGIDMDSRICIVGPNGVGKSTLLLLLTGKLTPTRGEMRKNHRLKIGFFNQQYAEQLRMEETPTEYLQRGFNLPYQDARKCLGRFGLESHAHTIQICKLSGGQKARVVFAELSCREPDVLILDEPTNNLDIESIDALGEAINEYKGAVIVVSHDARLITETSCQLWVVEEQSVSQIDGDFEDYKREVLEALGEVMVSRPRE, from the exons ACAAAGtggtgaagaaagggaagaaggacaGGAAGACCAAAAAGACG TTCTTTGAAGAGCTGGCAGTAGAAGACAGACAagctggggaagaaaagaaagtgctCAAGGAGAAggagcagcaacagcagcagcaacagcag CAGCAAAAAAAGAAGCGAGATGCTCGCAAAAGCCGTCGGAAAAAGGATGTGGATGATGACGGAGAGGAGAAGGAGCTCATGGAGCGTCTTAAGAAGCTCTCAGTGCCGGCCAGTGATGAGGAGGATGAGG TACCTGCCCCAGTACCCCGAGGAGGGAAGAAAACCAAG GGTGGTAATGTTTTTGCAGCCCTGATTCAGGATCAgagtgaggaagaagaggaggaggaagaaaaacatcCTCCTAAGCCAGCCAAGCCAGAGAAAAATCGGATCAATAAG GCTGTATCTCAGGAACAACAGCCAGGGCTCAAGGGcaaaaagggaaaggaggagaagtCAAAGGGGAAGGCCAAG CCTCAAAATAAATTTGCTGCTCTGGACAATGACGAGGaggagaatgaagaggaaataacaaaagaagaggaacCACCcaagcaagggaaggagaaggccAAGAAGGCAGAGCAG atGGAGTATGAGCGCCAGGTGGCTTCATTAAAAGCAGCCAGTGCTGCTGAAAATGACTTCTCCGTGTCGCAAGCAGAGGTGTCTTCCCGCCAGGCCATGTTAGAAAACGCATCTGACATCAAG CTGGAGAAGTTCAGCATCTCCGCCCACGGCAAGGAGCTGTTTGTCAACGCAGACCTGTACATTGTCGCCAGCCGCCGCTATGGGCTGGTGGGACCCAATGG CAAGGGCAAGACTACTCTCCTCAAGCACATCGCCAACCGAGCCCTGAGCATCCCTCCCAACATCGACGTGCTGCTTTGTGAACAGG aggTGGTAGCCGATGAGACGCCGGCCGTGCAGGCTGTTCTTCGAGCCGACACCAAGCGCTTGAAGCTGTTGGAAGAGGAGCGGCAGCTTCAGGGACAGCTGGAGCAGGGTGATGACGTGGCTGCCGAGAGGCTCGAGAAG gtgTATGAGGAATTGCGGGCTACCGGGGCGGCAGCTGCAGAGGCCAAAGCCCGCCGGATCCTGGCCGGTCTGGGCTTTGACCCTGAGATGCAGAATCGACCCACACAGAAGTTCTCGGGGGGCTGGCGCATGCGCGTCTCCCTCGCTAG GGCGCTATTCATGGAGCCCACGCTGCTGATGTTGGATGAGCCCACCAACCACCTGGACCTCAATGCTGTCATCTGGCTCAATAA CTACCTCCAAGGCTGGCGAAAGACGCTGCTCATCGTCTCCCATGACCAGGGCTTCCTGGATGACGTCTGTACCGATATCATCCATCTTGATGCCCAGCGGCTCCATTACTACAGGGGCAATTACA TGACCTTCAAGAAGATGTACCAGCAGAAACAGAAGGAACTGCTGAAGCAGTATGAGAAGCAGGAGAAAAAGCTGAAGGAGTTAAAGGCGGGCGGCAAGTCCACCAAGCAGGCG GAAAAGCAAACAAAGGAAGCCCTGACTCGAAAGCAGCAGAAGTGCCGGAGGAAAAACCAGGATGAGGAGTCACAGGAGGCCCCCGAGCTCCTGAAGCGGCCCAGGGAGTACACTGTGCGCTTCACGTTCCCTGACCCGCCGCCGCTCAGCCCTCCGGTGCTGGGCCTGCACG GTGTGACGTTTGGCTATGAGGGGCAGAAACCACTCTTTAAGAATCTGGATTTTGGCATTGACATGGACTCAAGGA TCTGCATCGTGGGCCCTAACGGTGTGGGGAAGAGcaccctgctgctgctgctgacagGCAAGCTGACGCCG ACTCGTGGGGAAATGAGGAAGAACCACCGGCTG AAAATTGGCTTCTTCAACCAGCAGTATGCAGAGCAGCTGCGCATGGAGGAGACGCCCACCGAGTACTTGCAACGGGGCTTCAACCTGCCCTACCAGGATGCCCGCAAGTGCCTGGGCCGCTTTGGCCTGGAGAGTCACGCCCACACCATCCAGATCTGCAAACTCTCTG GTGGGCAGAAAGCCCGAGTTGTGTTTGCAGAGCTGTCCTGTCGGGAGCCCGATGTCCTCATCTTG GACGAGCCCACCAATAACCTGGACATAGAGTCTATCGATGCTCTTGGGGAGGCCATCAACGAATACAAGGGTG CTGTGATCGTCGTCAGCCATGATGCCCGACTTATCACAGAAACCAGCTGCCagctgtgggtggtggaggagcAGAGTGTTAGCCAGATCGACGGCGACTTCGAAGACTACAAGCGGGAGGTGTTGGAGGCCCTGGGGGAAGTCATGGTCAGCCGGCCCCGAGAATGA
- the MRPS18B gene encoding small ribosomal subunit protein mS40, whose product MRCRLPHCGVVLGPTLIYFLEHAQSLFLVYAYVKMAASTLNVLLRRLPSISPFRGAYGVQVPLQTLCTKAPPEDDSLLPLPVSPYKDEPWKYLDSEEYQNRYGSRPVWTDYRRNHKGGIPPQRTRKTCIRGNKIAGNPCPICRDQKLHVDFRNVKLLEQFVCAHTGIIFHAPYTGVCMKQHMKLTQAIQKARDHGLLSYHIPQVEPRDPDFSTSHGAVSVTPPAPTLVSGDPWYPWYSWKQPPERELSRLRRLYQGHLREESGPPPESMPKVPLTAAVEASSTEQAGPQTAL is encoded by the exons ATGCGCTGCCGCCTTCCGCACTGCGGGGTCGTCCTTGGCCCTACCCTAATCTATTTCCTGGAGCATGCGCAGTCGCTTTTCCTGGTTTATGCGTATGTCAAGATGGCTGCCTCCACATTGAACGTGTTGCTGAGGCGCCTTCCTAGCATTTCGCCCTTCAGAGGTGCCTACGGAGTTCAG GTTCCCCTCCAGACTCTTTGCACCAAAGCCCCCCCTGAGGACGATTCTTTGCTCCCACTTCCCGTTTCCCCTTATAAGGATGAACCCTGGAAATATCTGGACTCAGAAG AATACCAGAACCGCTATGGTTCTCGCCCTGTCTGGACTGACTACCGTCGCAACCACAAAGGTGGAATACCCCCACAGCGGACTCGAAAGACATGTATT CGTGGAAATAAAATTGCTGGGAATCCCTGCCCCATCTGCCGGGATCAGAAGTTGCACGTTGACTTTAGG AATGTGAAGCTCTTGGAACAGTTTGTCTGCGCCCACACGGGTATCATCTTCCATGCTCCATATACAG GGGTCTGTATGAAGCAACACATGAAGTTGACCCAGGCCATCCAGAAAGCCAGGGATCATG GTCTCCTCAGTTACCACATTCCCCAGGTTGAACCCCGGGACCCTGACTTCAGTACCTCTCATGGAGCTGTGAGTGTCACTCCGCCAGCGCCCACTCTGGTTTCAGGTGACCCCTGGTACCCATGGTACAGCTGGAAACAACCACCAGAGAGAGAGCTGTCCCGCCTTCGTCGGCTCTACCAGGGTCATCTCCGAGAAGAAAGTGGCCCTCCGCCTGAGTCAATGCCCAAGGTGCCCCTCACAGCCGCAGTTGAAGCCTCCTCCACTGAGCAGGCGGGCCCCCAGACTGCTCTGTAG
- the ABCF1 gene encoding ATP-binding cassette sub-family F member 1 isoform X1, producing MPKGPKQQPPEPEWIGDGETTSPTDKVVKKGKKDRKTKKTFFEELAVEDRQAGEEKKVLKEKEQQQQQQQQQQKKKRDARKSRRKKDVDDDGEEKELMERLKKLSVPASDEEDEVPAPVPRGGKKTKGGNVFAALIQDQSEEEEEEEEKHPPKPAKPEKNRINKAVSQEQQPGLKGKKGKEEKSKGKAKPQNKFAALDNDEEENEEEITKEEEPPKQGKEKAKKAEQGSEEEGEEEEEEGESKADGPFAHLSKKEKKKLKKQMEYERQVASLKAASAAENDFSVSQAEVSSRQAMLENASDIKLEKFSISAHGKELFVNADLYIVASRRYGLVGPNGKGKTTLLKHIANRALSIPPNIDVLLCEQEVVADETPAVQAVLRADTKRLKLLEEERQLQGQLEQGDDVAAERLEKVYEELRATGAAAAEAKARRILAGLGFDPEMQNRPTQKFSGGWRMRVSLARALFMEPTLLMLDEPTNHLDLNAVIWLNNYLQGWRKTLLIVSHDQGFLDDVCTDIIHLDAQRLHYYRGNYMTFKKMYQQKQKELLKQYEKQEKKLKELKAGGKSTKQAEKQTKEALTRKQQKCRRKNQDEESQEAPELLKRPREYTVRFTFPDPPPLSPPVLGLHGVTFGYEGQKPLFKNLDFGIDMDSRICIVGPNGVGKSTLLLLLTGKLTPTRGEMRKNHRLKIGFFNQQYAEQLRMEETPTEYLQRGFNLPYQDARKCLGRFGLESHAHTIQICKLSGGQKARVVFAELSCREPDVLILDEPTNNLDIESIDALGEAINEYKGAVIVVSHDARLITETSCQLWVVEEQSVSQIDGDFEDYKREVLEALGEVMVSRPRE from the exons ACAAAGtggtgaagaaagggaagaaggacaGGAAGACCAAAAAGACG TTCTTTGAAGAGCTGGCAGTAGAAGACAGACAagctggggaagaaaagaaagtgctCAAGGAGAAggagcagcaacagcagcagcaacagcag CAGCAAAAAAAGAAGCGAGATGCTCGCAAAAGCCGTCGGAAAAAGGATGTGGATGATGACGGAGAGGAGAAGGAGCTCATGGAGCGTCTTAAGAAGCTCTCAGTGCCGGCCAGTGATGAGGAGGATGAGG TACCTGCCCCAGTACCCCGAGGAGGGAAGAAAACCAAG GGTGGTAATGTTTTTGCAGCCCTGATTCAGGATCAgagtgaggaagaagaggaggaggaagaaaaacatcCTCCTAAGCCAGCCAAGCCAGAGAAAAATCGGATCAATAAG GCTGTATCTCAGGAACAACAGCCAGGGCTCAAGGGcaaaaagggaaaggaggagaagtCAAAGGGGAAGGCCAAG CCTCAAAATAAATTTGCTGCTCTGGACAATGACGAGGaggagaatgaagaggaaataacaaaagaagaggaacCACCcaagcaagggaaggagaaggccAAGAAGGCAGAGCAG GGctcagaggaagaaggagaggaggaggaggaggaaggggagtcCAAGGCTGATGGTCCCTTTGCTCACCTTagcaagaaggagaagaagaagctGAAGAAACAG atGGAGTATGAGCGCCAGGTGGCTTCATTAAAAGCAGCCAGTGCTGCTGAAAATGACTTCTCCGTGTCGCAAGCAGAGGTGTCTTCCCGCCAGGCCATGTTAGAAAACGCATCTGACATCAAG CTGGAGAAGTTCAGCATCTCCGCCCACGGCAAGGAGCTGTTTGTCAACGCAGACCTGTACATTGTCGCCAGCCGCCGCTATGGGCTGGTGGGACCCAATGG CAAGGGCAAGACTACTCTCCTCAAGCACATCGCCAACCGAGCCCTGAGCATCCCTCCCAACATCGACGTGCTGCTTTGTGAACAGG aggTGGTAGCCGATGAGACGCCGGCCGTGCAGGCTGTTCTTCGAGCCGACACCAAGCGCTTGAAGCTGTTGGAAGAGGAGCGGCAGCTTCAGGGACAGCTGGAGCAGGGTGATGACGTGGCTGCCGAGAGGCTCGAGAAG gtgTATGAGGAATTGCGGGCTACCGGGGCGGCAGCTGCAGAGGCCAAAGCCCGCCGGATCCTGGCCGGTCTGGGCTTTGACCCTGAGATGCAGAATCGACCCACACAGAAGTTCTCGGGGGGCTGGCGCATGCGCGTCTCCCTCGCTAG GGCGCTATTCATGGAGCCCACGCTGCTGATGTTGGATGAGCCCACCAACCACCTGGACCTCAATGCTGTCATCTGGCTCAATAA CTACCTCCAAGGCTGGCGAAAGACGCTGCTCATCGTCTCCCATGACCAGGGCTTCCTGGATGACGTCTGTACCGATATCATCCATCTTGATGCCCAGCGGCTCCATTACTACAGGGGCAATTACA TGACCTTCAAGAAGATGTACCAGCAGAAACAGAAGGAACTGCTGAAGCAGTATGAGAAGCAGGAGAAAAAGCTGAAGGAGTTAAAGGCGGGCGGCAAGTCCACCAAGCAGGCG GAAAAGCAAACAAAGGAAGCCCTGACTCGAAAGCAGCAGAAGTGCCGGAGGAAAAACCAGGATGAGGAGTCACAGGAGGCCCCCGAGCTCCTGAAGCGGCCCAGGGAGTACACTGTGCGCTTCACGTTCCCTGACCCGCCGCCGCTCAGCCCTCCGGTGCTGGGCCTGCACG GTGTGACGTTTGGCTATGAGGGGCAGAAACCACTCTTTAAGAATCTGGATTTTGGCATTGACATGGACTCAAGGA TCTGCATCGTGGGCCCTAACGGTGTGGGGAAGAGcaccctgctgctgctgctgacagGCAAGCTGACGCCG ACTCGTGGGGAAATGAGGAAGAACCACCGGCTG AAAATTGGCTTCTTCAACCAGCAGTATGCAGAGCAGCTGCGCATGGAGGAGACGCCCACCGAGTACTTGCAACGGGGCTTCAACCTGCCCTACCAGGATGCCCGCAAGTGCCTGGGCCGCTTTGGCCTGGAGAGTCACGCCCACACCATCCAGATCTGCAAACTCTCTG GTGGGCAGAAAGCCCGAGTTGTGTTTGCAGAGCTGTCCTGTCGGGAGCCCGATGTCCTCATCTTG GACGAGCCCACCAATAACCTGGACATAGAGTCTATCGATGCTCTTGGGGAGGCCATCAACGAATACAAGGGTG CTGTGATCGTCGTCAGCCATGATGCCCGACTTATCACAGAAACCAGCTGCCagctgtgggtggtggaggagcAGAGTGTTAGCCAGATCGACGGCGACTTCGAAGACTACAAGCGGGAGGTGTTGGAGGCCCTGGGGGAAGTCATGGTCAGCCGGCCCCGAGAATGA
- the PPP1R10 gene encoding serine/threonine-protein phosphatase 1 regulatory subunit 10: MGSGPIDPKELLKGLDSFLNRDGEVKSVDGISKIFSLMKEARKMVSRCTYLNILLQTRSPEILVKFIDVGGYKLLNNWLTYSKTTNNIPLLQQILLTLQHLPLTVDHLKQNNTAKLVKQLSKSSEDEELRKLASVLVSDWMAVIRSQSSTQPAEKDKKKRKEEGKSRTTPPERPLTEVKAETRAEEAPEKKREKPKSLRTTAPSHAKFRSTGLELETPSLVPVKKNASAVVVSDKYNLKPIPLKRQSSTAAPGDAAPPAEKKYKPLNTTPNATKEIKVKIIPPQPMEGLGFLDALNSAPVPGIKIKKKKKVLSPTAAKPSPFEGKTSTEPSTAKPSSPEPAPPSEAMDTERPGTPVPPVEVPELMDTASLEPGALDAKPVESPGDPSQLTRKGRKRKTVTWPEEGKLREYFYFELDETERVNVNKIKDFGEAAKREILSDRHAFETARRLSHDNMEEKVPWVCPRPLVLPSPLVTPGSNSQERYIQAEREKGILQELFLNKESPHEPDPEPYEPIPPKLIPLDEECSMDETPYVETLEPGGTCGSPDGAGGSKLPPVLANLMGSMGAGKSPQGPGGGGINVQEILTSIMGSPNSHPSEELLKQPDYSDKIKQMLVPHGLLGPGPIANGFPPGGPGGPKGMQHFPPGPGGPMPGPHGGPGGPGGPVGPRLLGPPPPPRGADPFWDGPGDPMRGGPMRGGPGPGPYHRGRGGRGGSEPPPPPPPFRGARGGRSGGGPPNGRGGPGGGMVGGGGHRPHEGPGGGMSSGSGHRPHEGPGSGMGGGHRPHEGPGGGMGGGSGHRPHEGPGGGMGAGGGHRPHEGPGHGGPHGHRPHDGPGHRGHDHRGPPPHEHRGHDGPGHGGGGHRGHDGGHSHGGDMSNRPVCRHFMMKGNCRYENNCAFYHPGVNGPPLP, translated from the exons ATGGGTTCGGGTCCCATAGACCCCAAAGAGCTTCTCAAGGGCCTGGATAGCTTCCTTAACCGAGATGGGGAAGTCAAGAGTGTGGATGGGATTTCGAAGATCTTCAG TCTGATGAAGGAAGCACGAAAGATGGTGAGTCGATGCACTTACTTGAACATTCTCCTGCAGACCCGTTCACCAGAAATATTGGTCAA GTTTATTGATGTTGGTGGTTACAAGCTTCTTAACAACTGGCTGACATATTCAAAGACAACCAACAACATTCCCCTCTTGCAGCAAATTCTACTGACCCTGCAGCACCTACCACTCACTGTTGACCATCTCAAGCAG AACAACACAGCCAAACTGGTGAAGCAGCTGAGCAAGTCAAGTGAGGATGAAG AGCTCCGGAAATTGGCCTCAGTCCTTGTCAGCGACTGGATGGCTGTGATCCGCTCCCAGAGCAGTACCCAGCCTGCTG AGAAAGATAAGAAGAAAcggaaagaagagggaaagagtcGAACCACCCCTCCTGAGCGACCGTTGACTGAGGTGAAGGCTGAGACTCGGGCTGAGGAGGCCCcggagaagaagagggagaagccCAAGTCCCTTCGAACCACGGCGCCCAGTCATGCCAAGTTCCGCTCTACCG GACTAGAGCTGGAGACCCCGTCTTTGGTGCCTGTGAAGAAGAATGCCAGTGCAGTGGTGGTTTCTGACAAGTACAACCTTAAACCCATCCCCCTCAAGCGTCAGAG TTCCACAGCTGCCCCAGGAGATGCTGCACCCCCTGCAGAGAAGAAATACAAGCCACTCAACACAACACCCAATGCCACCAAAGAGATCAAAGTGAAGATCATCCCGCCACAGC CTATGGAGGGCCTGGGCTTTCTGGATGCGCTCAATTCAGCCCCTGTTCCAGGCATCAaaattaagaagaagaagaaggtgcTGTCACCCACAGCTGCCAAG ccaagccCATTTGAAGGGAAAACGAGCACAGAACCGAGCACAGCCAAACCTTCTTCCCCAGAGCCAGCACCTCCTTCTGAGGCTATGGACACAGAACGTCCAGGGACCCCAGTTCCCCCTGTTGAAGTCCCAGAGCTCATGGATACTG CCTCTTTGGAGCCAGGAGCTCTGGATGCAAAGCCAGTGGAGAGTCCCGGAGATCCTAGCCAGCTGACCCggaaaggcaggaagaggaaaacTGTGACCTGGCCTGAGGAGGGCAAGCTGAGAGAGTATTTCTATTTTGAACTGGATGAAACTGAACGAG TGAATGTGAATAAGATCAAGGACTTCGGAGAGGCAGCTAAGCGAGAGATACTGTCAGACCGACACGCGTTTGAGACGGCCCGGCGTCTGAGCCACGACAACATGGAGGAGAAGGTGCCCTGGGTGTGCCCCCGGCCCCTGGTGCTGCCCTCGCCTCTTGTCACCCCTGGAAGCAACAGCCAGGAACGGTACATCCAGGCTGAGCGGGAGAAGGGGATCCTTCAGGAGCTCTTCCTGAACAAGGAAAG TCCTCACGAGCCTGATCCTGAGCCCTATGAGCCTATCCCCCCCAAACTCATCCCCCTAGATGAG GAATGTTCCATGGATGAGACCCCATATGTTGAGACCCTGGAGCCTGGGGGGACCTGTGGCTCACCCGATGGGGCAGGCGGTTCCAAGTTGCCTCCTGTTCTGGCCAATCTTATGGGAAGCATGGGTGCCGGGAAGAGCCCCCAGGGTCCTGGAGGAGGCGGCATCAATGTGCAGGAGATCCTCACCTCCATCATG GGTAGCCCTAACAGTCATCCCTCAGAGGAACTGCTGAAGCAACCAGACTATTCAGACAAGATCAAGCAGATGCTGG TGCCTCATGGACTCTTAGGGCCTGGTCCCATAGCCAATGGTTTCCCACCGGGAGGCCCTGGGGGCCCCAAGGGCATGCAGCACTTCCCCCCTGGACCTGGCGGACCTATGCCAG gtCCCCATGGAGGCCCTGGGggccctggtgggccagtgggtcCACGTCTCCTgggtcccccaccccctccccggggGGCTGATCCCTTCTGGGATGGCCCAGGTGACCCCATGCGGGGTGGCCCGATGCGTGGGGGACCAGGTCCGGGGCCATACCATAGAGGCCGTGGTGGCCGAGGCGGGAGCgaaccacctcctcctcctcctccattcCGAGGGGCCAGAGGAGGTCGCTCTGGAGGAGGACCTCCAAATGGAAGAGGGGGCCCTGGTGGGGGCATGGTCGGAGGTGGTGGGCATCGTCCCCATGAAGGCCCTGGTGGGGGCATGAGCAGTGGCAGCGGACATCGTCCCCATGAaggccctggcagtggcatgGGCGGTGGGCATCGCCCCCACGAAGGCCCTGGCGGCGGCATGGGTGGTGGCAGTGGCCATCGTCCTCATGAAGGCCCTGGTGGAGGAATGGGTGCTGGTGGTGGACATCGGCCCCATGAAGGCCCTGGACATGGGGGGCCCCACGGCCACCGGCCTCATGATGGCCCTGGTCACCGAGGCCATGACCATCGAGGGCCACCCCCTCATGAGCACCGTGGCCATGATGGCCCTGGCCATGGCGGAGGAGGCCACCGAGGGCATGATGGAGGCCACAGCCATGGAGGAG ACATGTCAAATCGCCCTGTTTGTCGACATTTCATGATGAAGGGTAACTGCCGCTATGAGAACAACTGTGCCTTCTACCACCCGGGTGTCAATGGGCCCCCCCTGCCCTAG